A region from the Leishmania panamensis strain MHOM/PA/94/PSC-1 chromosome 20 sequence genome encodes:
- a CDS encoding hypothetical protein (TriTrypDB/GeneDB-style sysID: LpmP.20.3940), translating into MYGDKGPPKGYSVPRYDTNASKRCQTCSSKEHWTFECPQRQVSTSSAKKSAAATVKLSRSQMLRYGIKQRSINFVPEPTERELFDAELKELRNVLTTEVRQELKAEKAATHKSGHPRTAQAAPLLSAEPTRESPLDSVTIKKEREEEGG; encoded by the coding sequence ATGTATGGAGACAAGGGTCCGCCTAAGGGCTACAGTGTCCCTCGATACGACACCAACGCCAGCAAGCGATGTCAAACATGTTCGAGCAAGGAGCACTGGACCTTCGAGTGCCCACAGAGGCAAGTGTCCACGTCGTCTGCAAAGaaaagcgccgccgcgacagtGAAACTGAGCCGTAGCCAAATGCTCCGGTACGGGATAAAGCAGAGGTCTATCAATTTCGTGCCGGAACCGACGGAGCGCGAACTGTTTGATGCGGAACtaaaggagctgcgcaacgtGCTGACGACGGAGGTGCGTCAGGAGCTCAAAGCTGAAAAGGCTGCGACTCACAAGAGCGGCCACCCCCGCACGGCgcaagcggcgccgcttctctccgcTGAGCCAACAAGAGAGTCGCCACTTGACTCCGTCACAATCAAGAAAgagcgtgaggaggagggagggtga
- a CDS encoding protein serine/threonine phosphatase, putativee (TriTrypDB/GeneDB-style sysID: LpmP.20.3960), with translation MNLDAWEEKVRHVQPLEMKEMQLLLRTAVNLLIEESNVQGVHLPVTICGDIHGQFLDLLRLFEVAGEIRRESSSMNYIFLGDLVDRGRNSVEVLTFLLILKLKYPHKITLIRGNHETRQVTTMYGFYDECAAKYGTVEIWKLCTEVFDCMPIAALIEGKSLCIHGGLSPEIRAIDQIRLLNRRQEIPNEGPFSDLVWSDPENVDGWVVSQRGAGFLFGASVTQEFIHRNRLNLIARAHQLVHEGFKYHFDEDYLCTVWSAPNYCYRCGNLASVLRIYEDHSREFVVFKEVEAQITISDEPKGKGPGYFL, from the coding sequence ATGAACCTAGATGCgtgggaggagaaggtgcgtCATGTGCAGCCTCTCGAGATGAAGGAAATGCAACTGCTCCTTCGCACAGCCGTAAATCTTCTCATCGAGGAGAGCAACGTGCAAGGGGTGCACCTCCCTGTCACCATCTGCGGTGACATTCACGGTCAGTTTCTCGACCTTCTTCGACTCTTCGAGGTGGCTGGGGAGATTCGTCGTGAGTCTAGCAGCATGAACTACATCTTCCTCGGCGACCTTGTCGATCGGGGGCGCAACAGTGTCGAGGTACTTACCTTTCTCTTGATTCTGAAGCTCAAGTATCCGCACAAGATCACCCTCATCCGCGGCAACCACGAGACCCGGCAAGTCACCACCATGTACGGCTTCTACGACGAGTGCGCTGCAAAGTACGGTACGGTGGAGATTTGGAAGTTGTGCACGGAGGTGTTCGACTGTATGCCGATTGCCGCACTCATCGAGGGCAAAAGTCTTTGTATTCACGGCGGCCTCTCTCCTGAAATCCGCGCGATCGATCAAATTCGGCTGCTGAATCGGCGGCAAGAGATTCCAAACGAGGGACCCTTCTCAGATCTCGTCTGGTCGGATCCAGAGAACGTCGACGGCTGGGTTGTGTCGCAGCGCGGTGCCGGCTTTCTTTTTGGCGCCTCGGTCACGCAAGAGTTTATTCACCGCAACCGGCTCAACCTCATTGCCCGTGCGCATCAGCTCGTCCACGAAGGGTTCAAGTACCACTTCGACGAGGACTACCTCTGCACCGTGTGGTCAGCGCCAAACTACTGCTACCGCTGCGGCAATCTCGCCAGCGTCTTGCGCATCTACGAGGATCACTCGCGCGAGTTTGTCGTCTTTAAGGAAGTGGAGGCACAGATCACGATCTCCGACGAGCcgaaggggaaggggccCGGTTACTTTCTGTAG
- a CDS encoding hypothetical protein (TriTrypDB/GeneDB-style sysID: LpmP.20.3970) — MSFSLAELQNVIFNALAGCPSDAPQQAKDTAVTLAGASIFAGSWQPMEATRLPVRDYLRGTGEFKTEDSCRRAVVRAVDAVLNEVLNDDAVNAFIGAKACDSVDVVGACEQLLRKYLLWVLDGYLNYDGTSQCPFYNALQSTVCAFATEWSHAFGPMFTEAQGPHEFFSLLVTRGAWHGATAAARNPDDPKVRTIAAMVIQVFLMAKTYSPAMPFPSHFSL, encoded by the coding sequence ATGTCGTTTTCTTTAGCAGAGCTACAGAACGTGATCTTCAACGCCCTCGCTGGTTGCCCTTCAGACGCGCCACAACAGGCGAAAGATACAGCAGTGACGTTGGCAGGTGCGTCCATCTTCGCTGGATCATGGCAACCGATGGAGGCAACGCGGTTGCCGGTTCGCGACTACCTCCGCGGGACGGGCGAGTTCAAAACGGAGGACTCCTGTCGAcgcgctgtggtgcgcgcCGTAGATGCGGTGCTGAACGAGGTGCTCAACGACGATGCTGTCAATGCATTCATTGGTGCCAAGGCATGCGACTCGGTGGACGTCGTCGGAGCATGtgagcagctcctgcgcaaGTACCTTCTTTGGGTACTCGATGGCTACTTAAACTACGACGGGACGTCTCAGTGCCCCTTCTACAATGCCCTCCAGAGTACGGTCTGCGCATTTGCGACAGAGTGGAGTCATGCGTTTGGGCCAATGTTTACGGAGGCTCAGGGTCCTCACGAGTTCTTCAGCCTGTTGGTCACGCGCGGCGCATGGcacggcgccaccgcagcggcgaggaaCCCTGACGACCCCAAGGTGCGTACGATCGCCGCTATGGTCATTCAGGTTTTCTTGATGGCCAAGACGTACTCACCGGCTATGCCATTTCCTTCACATTTCTCGCTCTGA
- a CDS encoding hypothetical protein (TriTrypDB/GeneDB-style sysID: LpmP.20.3990), which yields MSKQVLQSLPLAKGKDIHSRIAKLALYKECLALAYLVRNKLVREHTLREVREKWLEHRGDGGHTLQLQLASCLDRIAYGRMCHSKARQRLLPKASEAYDWGVVNPMENHEKLIRRREERQSPDAFNHSRGKRDFVPMSNWGYGNMDPDAIAKHKELTDRQHFIGPHWRNRPKPMVLEDLSFEEELYVHFQGKPKMRKTPKKHF from the coding sequence ATGAGCAAGCAAGTTCTCCAATCCCTTCCGCTGGCGAAGGGGAAGGACATCCACAGCCGGATTGCCAAGCTGGCACTCTACAAGGAGTGCCTAGCACTGGCGTACCTCGTGCGCAACAAGCTGGTTCGAGAGCACACCCTGCGGGAGGTGCGCGAGAAGTGGCTCGAGCaccgcggcgatggcggtCACACCCTGCAACTCCAGCTGGCCAGCTGCCTGGATAGAATCGCGTACGGTCGCATGTGCCACTCAAAAGCGCGCCAACGCCTCCTCCCCAAGGCGAGCGAAGCGTATGACTGGGGAGTGGTGAACCCGATGGAAAACCACGAAAAGTTGATTCGCCGTCGAGAGGAGCGACAAAGTCCCGACGCCTTCAACCACAGCCGTGGCAAGCGGGACTTTGTGCCCATGTCGAATTGGGGATACGGCAATATGGACCCAGATGCGATTGCAAAGCACAAGGAGTTGACCGATCGACAGCATTTTATCGGGCCGCATTGGCGCAATCGACCGAAGCCGATGGTCCTCGAAGATCTCAGTTTTGAAGAGGAACTCTACGTTCACTTTCAAGGAAAGCCAAAGATGCGAAAGACGCCGAAGAAACACTTCTGA
- a CDS encoding hypothetical protein (TriTrypDB/GeneDB-style sysID: LpmP.20.4010), which yields MNATAYALVAQEKQYPLQLGKNVVGRSSVPVEGVSFINLESPLAAISRMQAFLDIGANGDAWLSDCNSTNGTFLSVRPGPGIRLEANRYYQLSPGCRIVFGDVECTFETLSGAPPTPEHRARPLPSPSTPTRKTESLGVVEALTDSATKTTPVRYPWKHADAHRSNIPYLDESGSLSLKPAAWDETTGMTKQAPRRERPAPTAPAQPLKRSKVESVAASSSPKLKTTPSAKSTAAGLARAAQPHVCLTGMDSDERAAIAKRVRELKGRVVEDITKANLLVVATPPVRTPKLIIAVARGIPVVSVEYICNGRTELDDARHHIVDLKTDQHTYTAAALKKVIYRKDACPLLRGVSFNIAALSSKTKSVAAEIITFSGGEVVRAKKGGDFVLTDALLDRLYDSILRGKVPDAW from the coding sequence ATGAACGCTACGGCGTATGCCCTGGTAGCACAAGAGAAGCAGTACCCTCTCCAGCTGGGGAAAAATGTAGTCGGACGCAGCAGTGTCCCCGTGGAGGGCGTCTCCTTCATCAACTTGGAGTCGCCGTTGGCGGCGATCAGTCGTATGCAAGCGTTCCTAGACATTGGCGCCAACGGTGACGCCTGGCTCAGCGACTGCAACAGCACCAACGGCACTTTCCTGAGCGTACGCCCAGGGCCGGGTATCCGACTCGAGGCAAATCGCTACTACCAACTCTCTCCCGGATGCCGCATTGTATTCGGGGACGTGGAGTGCACCTTCGAGACGCTGAGTGGGGCGCCGCCGACACCGGAGCATCGAGCGcggcctctcccttctccctccacccccacccgcaAGACAGAGTCCCTGGGTGTCGTGGAGGCTCTCACTGATAGCGCGACCAAGACGACCCCGGTAAGGTATCCGTGGAAGCATGCCGACGCACACCGGAGTAACATCCCTTACCTCGACGAGAGTGGCAGCCTTTCACTGAAGCCCGCTGCGTGGGATGAAACAACAGGCATGACGAAGCAAGCCCCACGCCGTGAGCGACCAGCACCGACCGCGCCTGCGCAACCATTGAAGCGGTCAAAGGTAGAGTCTGTAGcagcctcctcttctcccaaGTTGAAGACCACCCCCAGTGCAAAATCCACGGCAGCTGGACTAGCACGTGCGGCACAGCCACATGTGTGTCTGACAGGGATGGACAGCGACGAGCGGGCGGCCATTGCAAAGCGAGTGCGTGAGCTCAAGGGCCGTGTTGTGGAGGACATCACCAAAGCGAACCTCCTCGTCGTAGCCACACCGCCGGTCCGAACCCCAAAGCTCATTATTGCCGTTGCACGAGGCATTCCGGTAGTGTCGGTGGAGTACATCTGTAATGGGAGAACCGAGCTGGACGACGCGCGTCATCATATCGTAGATCTCAAGACAGACCAACACACGTACACGGCAGCCGCACTAAAGAAGGTGATCTATCGGAAAGATGCATGTCCACTTCTGCGGGGTGTTTCGTTCAACATCGCTGCGCTATCCAGCAAGACGAAGAGTGTGGCAGCGGAGATCATCACCTTCTCtggaggagaggtggtgcgcgCCAAGAAGGGTGGCGACTTTGTCCTCACagacgcgctgctggacaGACTCTACGACTCCATCCTGCGCGGCAAAGTGCCGGACGCGTGGTAG
- a CDS encoding hypothetical protein (TriTrypDB/GeneDB-style sysID: LpmP.20.3950) has translation MVTMYLPRNSTPLVPLNPDHNDPPLPSMSREPWWRKLREQPPPPFFHPPPPPLHNEAPTLPPNRVAVISTSAPSVPPRLSVLATARPIEGGASTRGIIPPLSARLPAGSETPATTSASPTLSPDDSIAAFYKQLSLFEANLEVKDVKGNPEQPTKDFVDIDANDEAGEPLPYDSHYVEDPARWAACDPRNASFSVERDCLCQEYLRNPNNMRSIKAMSSKLLQGRTIKMQITYAHNISTIVKLSQRKFLYEAVSEYWAYSFDRALKFNRVPTSVFVAIPLDYLRVAVAYSPLFSQWFNRFVVLYNYTNKNFVQCSYYTRKVSECTMATVQLWMKDVHPALSTFLAIPYEIDASFIRKYYIPGHELFAGTKRARLRAVGELLDRSIFDFLIGNTDRGTNDHNNFAYGGCSADTECQLEKPENRIKGLAKYAYLDHGSSLYSHKEPFGNLFFGDADRIRICRFRRSTFEHLAKFGSADRAHHPLIQHVEQSIPAAAYEVSHESVIRKVQVRLDKILYIINRCRVKYTDNEVFSMPEYDAVRIAEEDATLDDEWD, from the coding sequence ATGGTGACCATGTATCTCCCACGCAACAGTACTCCCCTTGTACCCCTCAACCCTGACCACAATGATCCACCGCTGCCAAGCATGTCACGGGAACCGTGGTGGAGGAAGCTGAGGGAACAGCCCCCACCACCGTTCTTTCAtcccccgccaccgcctctgcacAACGAGGCACCAACTCTACCGCCGAATCGAGTGGCTGtcatctccacctcggcgcctTCCGTGCCTCCGCGACTGTCTGTGTTGGCCACTGCGCGACCAATCGAAGGAGGAGCGAGCACGCGAGGCATCATCCCCCCTTTGTCAGCAAGGTTGCCGGCCGGGAGTGAGACCCCTGCTACCACCAGCGCTTCGCCAACTCTCTCCCCGGACGATAGCATTGCCGCCTTTTACAAGCAACTCAGCCTATTTGAGGCGAATTTGGAGGTCAAAGACGTAAAAGGCAACCCTGAGCAACCCACCAAGGACTTCGTTGACATCGACGCAAACGATGAGGCTGGAGAACCGCTCCCGTACGACTCGCACTACGTCGAGGACCCTGCGCGCTGGGCAGCGTGTGATCCTCGCAacgcctccttctccgtgGAGCGTGATTGCCTGTGCCAGGAGTACCTGCGCAATCCCAACAACATGCGCAGCATAAAGGCAATGTCGTcaaagctgctgcagggTCGCACCATCAAGATGCAAATCACGTACGCGCACAATATCAGTACCATCGTAAAGTTGTCGCAGCGGAAGTTTCTCTACGAGGCCGTCAGTGAGTACTGGGCCTACTCCTTTGACCGCGCGCTCAAGTTCAACCGGGTGCCAACATCGGTCTTTGTCGCCATTCCGCTGGACTATTTGCGAGTCGCTGTCGCCTActcgccgctcttctcccAGTGGTTCAACCGCTTTGTCGTTCTGTACAACTACACAAACAAGAACTTCGTTCAGTGTAGCTACTACACGCGGAAGGTGTCGGAGTGCACCATGGCGACGGTGCAGCTCTGGATGAAGGATGTTCACCCCGCACTCAGCACATTTCTGGCCATTCCGTACGAAATCGACGCCTCTTTCATTCGTAAGTACTACATCCCTGGCCACGAGCTCTTCGCCGGCACTAAGCGGGCACGACTGCGCGCTGTCGGCGAGCTTCTTGACCGCAGCATATTTGACTTCCTTATCGGCAACACCGATCGCGGCACTAATGACCATAACAACTTCGCTTACGGCGGATGTAGCGCCGACACGGAGTGCCAGCTTGAGAAGCCCGAGAACCGCATCAAAGGTCTCGCCAAGTATGCCTACCTCGATCACGGGAGCAGCCTGTATTCCCATAAGGAGCCGTTCGGGAATCTGTTCTTCGGTGACGCCGATCGAATACGCATCTGTCGCTTTCGCCGGTCCACCTTTGAGCATCTCGCCAAGTTCGGCTCCGCTGACCGCGCGCACCACCCTCTAATTCAACACGTCGAGCAATCCATACCAGCCGCTGCCTACGAGGTCAGCCATGAATCTGTCATTCGTAAAGTGCAGGTGCGCCTTGACAAGATTCTGTACATCATCAACCGCTGCCGGGTCAAGTACACCGACAACGAGGTGTTTTCAATGCCAGAGTACGATGCAGTACGCAttgccgaggaggacgcaACGCTCGATGACGAGTGGGACTGA
- a CDS encoding hypothetical protein (TriTrypDB/GeneDB-style sysID: LpmP.20.4000), whose protein sequence is MSQLSIVKDQLLSKGINHFVVLSSSGQVVEYSGDFENKEKQILAYAILQQCTALFAKGEWMKRVTMKFEDVLYVGTTVQDGATVYGVVAKRPTNAATM, encoded by the coding sequence ATGTCGCAACTGTCGATTGTGAAAGATCAACTGCTCAGTAAGGGCATCAACCACTTTGTTGTGCTATCCAGTTCCGGTCAGGTGGTCGAGTACAGCGGCGACTTTGAGaacaaggagaagcagatACTGGCGTACGCTATTCTTCAGCAATGCACAGCGTTGTTTGCGAAAGGTGAGTGGATGAAGCGAGTCACCATGAAGTTCGAGGACGTGCTTTACGTGGGGACAACCGTTCAAGATGGTGCGACGGTGTACGGTGTTGTAGCCAAGCGTCCCACGAACGCGGCGACGATGTGA
- a CDS encoding hypothetical protein (TriTrypDB/GeneDB-style sysID: LpmP.20.3980) gives MESKVIALLNSRPLLTVVEAAAQLEVSQGDLLPIFASIAASHEGVYKLLSRSVEEAASGSATAVVLRKADPLNEDTSAYALLSLACSLNVTTSSRPLQLHPSAAASLRPYPLVSRTVMETRTAATSQSLPQPAALVSPVVLPLPAAAPTEAELPKPEVSGPAVISSLAATPAALTVPPLVSEEPPQSTPASATAAPLKEEKAPRAPSPMATIFDKMKEAAATKRLRTADAAAKPQRQPSKLKKVTKTENTTSLVRLARASKRKRGGASAATGAASAPSSMSFLDNEEEEDATTYFSSSEGSNSHSKNIVKEDSPIFDVVELPASNDEIIMCDYAPPLAFRPAAPLPSPPTPTPAKKASSAAVPAAAGATPHTLGSFFNTAVVMFQKSYVREVQTEMKIENGEFVCCDFPCYKHSSTGEVISEDEYHQRTAALIRSNSHSAAGSTPNEKSIGTSRESPSCPAAAQKTDSRGAVQKRGKQEQLTASPAKTLLSFFKPSLA, from the coding sequence ATGGAGTCGAAGGTGATTGCGTTGCTTAATTCACGACCACTGTTGACAGTGGTCGAGGCTGCCGCACAGCTTGAGGTGTCTCAGGGGGATCTTCTGCCCATCTTCGCCTCCATTGCCGCCTCCCACGAAGGTGTCTACAAACTGCTATCGAGATCGGTCGAGGAGgcagccagcggcagcgccacggcaGTTGTGCTGCGCAAGGCAGATCCGCTCAACGAAGACACCTCCGCTTATGCGCTGCTCTCCCTGGCGTGTTCCTTGAATGTAACGACGTCGTCAAGACCGCTGCAGTTGCATCccagcgctgcggcatcgcTGCGCCCATATCCACTAGTGTCAAGGACCGTCATGGAAACCCGCACGGCCGCGACATCccagtcgctgccgcagcctgCAGCACTGGTGTCGCCAGTAGTGTTGCCGCTcccagccgctgcgccaacTGAAGCTGAGCTGCCAAAACCAGAAGTCAGTGGGCCTGCGGTGATCTCATCGCTTGCTGCAACGCCAGCTGCCCTGACAGTACCGCCACTCGTGTCGGAAGAGCCGCCTCAAAGCACGCCTGCTtctgcgactgcagctcctctcaaggaagagaaagctCCTCGAGCTCCGTCGCCGATGGCTACCATCTTCGATAAAATGAAGGAGGCCGCTGCCACAAAGCGACTTCGCACGGCGGATGCGGCAGCAAAGCCGCAACGCCAACCATCGAAGCTGAAAAAAGTGACGAAGACGGAGAACACAACAAGCTTGGTCAGACTGGCGCGGGCGTCGAAGAGaaagcgcggcggcgcttctgcagctACAGGGGCCgcctctgccccctcctccatgagCTTCCTcgacaacgaggaggaggaggatgcgaCAACTTACTTTAGCTCCAGCgagggcagcaacagccatTCAAAGAACATTGTGAAGGAGGATTCGCCCATCTTTGACGTGGTCGAGCTGCCTGCCTCGAACGACGAGATTATCATGTGTGACTACGCCCCACCGCTCGCATTtcgtccagcagcaccgctaccctctcccccaaCACCAACTCCTGCCAAAAAGGCGAGCTCAGCCGCAGTCCCGGCAGCGGCCGGTGCAACACCGCACACGCTTGGCTCGTTCTTCAACACCGCTGTCGTGATGTTTCAGAAGTCGTACGTGCGGGAGGTGCAGACAGAGATGAAGATCGAAAACGGCGAGTTTGTCTGTTGCGACTTTCCCTGCTACAAGCACAGCTCCACAGGGGAGGTAATCAGTGAAGACGAGTACCACcagcgcactgctgcgctgatTCGCAGCAACTCGCACAGCGCAGCCGGAAGCACCCCGAATGAGAAGTCCATCGGTACCTCTAGAGAGTCGCCGTCATGcccggctgcagcgcagaagaCGGATTCGAGAGGCGCTGTGCAGAAGCGGGGAAAGCAAGAGCAGCTGACAGCGTCGCCGGCCAAGACactcctttccttcttcaAGCCCTCCTTGGCCTGA